The following are encoded in a window of Narcine bancroftii isolate sNarBan1 chromosome 2, sNarBan1.hap1, whole genome shotgun sequence genomic DNA:
- the LOC138755034 gene encoding zinc finger protein 678-like: protein MSAHQQAYTGVRPFTCSECGKGFTQSSSLKSHWRIHTGERPFSCPECGKAFTQSSDLKSHWRIHTGEKLFTCPECGKEFTQSSHLKTHRWIHIRERPFSCPKCSKGFNRSSDLLTHQQVHTGEWPFTCPECGKGFTQTSYLKTHQRIHTGEKPFTCHECGKEFNQSSNLKTHQRIHSSERPFTCPECDKGFTQFSSLKSHRRIHTSERPFTCPECSKGFTQFAHLKSHQRIHTRERPFTCTECGKGFTQSSSLKSHQRIHTGERPFTCPECGKGFNQSCSLKTHRRIHTIRGQTLAPSVAKASATLLV from the coding sequence ATGAGTGCCCATCAGCAAGCCTACACTGGGGTGCGGCCATTCACCTGTTCAGAATGTGGGAAGGGCTTTACCCAATCCTCCAGCCTGAAGTCCCACTGGcggatccacactggggagaggcctttctcctgccctgagtgtggcaaggCCTTCACCCAGTCTTCTGACCTGAAGTCCCACTGGCGAATCCACACCGGCGAGAAGCTCTTCACTtgccctgagtgtggcaaggAGTTTACTCAGTCCTCTCACCTGAAGACCCACCGGTGGATCCACATCAGGGAGAGGCCATTCTCCTGCCCCAAGTGCAGCAAGGGGTTTAATCGATCATCAGACTTGCTGACCCACCAGCAGGTTCATACTGGCGagtggcccttcacctgccctgagtgcggtAAAGGCTTCACCCAGACCTCTTACCTGAAGACCCACCAGCGGATCCACACGGGGGAGAAGCCCTTCACTTGCCATGAGTGTGGCAAGGAGTTCAATCAGTCCTCTAACCTGAAGACCCACCAGCGGATCCACAGCagcgagaggcccttcacctgccctgagtgcgacAAGGGCTTCACCCAATTCTCTAGCCTGAAGTCCCACCGACGGATCCACACCagtgagaggcccttcacctgccctgagtgcagcAAGGGTTTCACCCAGTTCGCTCACCTGAAGTCCCACCAGCGGAtccacaccagggagaggccCTTTACCTGCACCGAGTGTGGAAAAGGCTTCACCCAGTCCTCTAGCCTGAAGTCCCACCAGCGGATTCataccggggagaggcccttcacctgtccCGAGTGTGGCAAGGGGTTCAATCAGTCCTGTAGCCTGAAGACCCACCGGCGGATCCACACCATAAGAGGCCAAACACTTGCACCGAGTGTGGCAAAGGCTTCAGCCACTCTTCTAGTCTGA